Proteins encoded within one genomic window of Bradyrhizobium sp. AZCC 1719:
- a CDS encoding TIGR02281 family clan AA aspartic protease, with protein sequence MRNLMILAAVLIGLGTYMAQMADKMSPTSASASTSPKKAPVQTVAQASGRSLDIPRDARGHFQTDGRIDGQRINFMVDTGASLVALNEKSAARFGLRPSRSDYNATVTTANGTIKAARTRLAMIELGGLVVRDVDAVVLPDEALSENLLGLSFLSKLKRFEYANGRMVLEQ encoded by the coding sequence ATGCGTAACCTGATGATCCTTGCCGCCGTCCTGATCGGCCTCGGCACCTACATGGCGCAGATGGCAGACAAGATGTCGCCGACCTCGGCCTCCGCCAGTACGTCGCCGAAAAAGGCTCCCGTGCAAACGGTCGCGCAAGCCTCCGGTCGCAGCCTCGACATTCCCCGCGATGCGCGCGGCCATTTCCAGACCGACGGCCGCATCGATGGGCAACGCATCAACTTCATGGTCGATACCGGCGCCTCGCTGGTGGCGTTGAACGAAAAGTCGGCGGCCCGCTTTGGCCTGCGTCCCTCGCGCAGCGACTACAACGCGACCGTCACCACCGCCAACGGCACCATCAAGGCCGCGCGTACGCGGCTTGCGATGATCGAACTCGGCGGCCTCGTGGTGCGCGACGTTGATGCCGTGGTGCTGCCGGACGAGGCGCTGTCCGAAAACCTGCTCGGCCTGTCGTTCCTGTCGAAGCTGAAGCGCTTCGAATATGCCAACGGCAGAATGGTGCTGGAACAGTAA